A single window of Polaribacter sp. SA4-10 DNA harbors:
- a CDS encoding nucleoid-associated protein, which produces MIKKTRAEITKCILHKVANKFNSGSNVFSEDLIRFDQESYDLMKNFLLKPFGGLTQSYRFSHHADVRLNELNNYASEVFKEESSFVEYSKNIVNHLYEQSNSAQIKTGDVLIVFIEGIEYKDVLTEAIGVFKIENKVDFFQSYLDDNQNFDVVVQKGISTKRIDKGCLILNTSDTEGTVVLSVDNNNYDAQYWIKNFLSVKLADDYNSHTQSYLEMCKEFSEEVIKPELGMQEQGNFLANTVDYFKENEAVDYATFKDEVFEEEKHKEQFDEYKKHFETLNDVLIRNNFDVSGVVLKKEKNKLKTEIKLDTNIVIKLDVDAPDAASEYLERGYDEEKKMKFYKVYFNEEK; this is translated from the coding sequence ATGATTAAAAAGACACGCGCAGAAATTACCAAATGTATACTTCATAAAGTAGCCAATAAGTTTAATAGCGGAAGCAATGTTTTTTCAGAAGATTTAATTCGTTTCGATCAAGAAAGTTACGATTTAATGAAAAACTTTTTATTAAAACCTTTTGGTGGTTTAACACAGAGTTATCGTTTTTCTCATCATGCAGATGTGCGTTTAAATGAATTGAATAACTATGCTTCAGAAGTTTTTAAAGAAGAAAGCTCATTTGTAGAATATTCTAAAAACATTGTAAATCATTTATATGAGCAATCTAATTCTGCACAAATAAAAACAGGTGATGTCTTAATTGTTTTTATTGAAGGAATAGAATATAAAGATGTGTTAACAGAAGCAATTGGTGTTTTTAAAATTGAAAATAAAGTAGACTTTTTCCAAAGTTATTTAGATGATAATCAGAATTTTGATGTCGTTGTTCAGAAAGGAATTAGTACAAAAAGAATAGATAAAGGCTGTTTAATTTTAAACACTTCAGATACAGAAGGTACTGTTGTTTTGTCTGTAGATAACAACAATTATGATGCTCAATATTGGATTAAAAACTTCTTGAGTGTGAAATTAGCAGATGATTATAATTCTCATACACAAAGTTATTTAGAAATGTGTAAAGAGTTTTCAGAAGAGGTAATTAAACCCGAACTTGGTATGCAAGAACAGGGTAACTTCTTAGCAAATACGGTAGATTATTTTAAAGAAAATGAAGCTGTAGATTACGCTACTTTTAAAGACGAAGTTTTTGAAGAAGAGAAACACAAAGAACAGTTTGATGAATATAAAAAACATTTCGAAACTTTAAACGATGTATTAATCAGAAATAATTTCGATGTTTCTGGTGTTGTTTTAAAGAAAGAAAAAAACAAGCTAAAAACAGAAATTAAGCTAGACACAAATATTGTTATAAAATTAGATGTAGATGCGCCAGATGCAGCATCAGAATATTTAGAGAGAGGTTATGATGAAGAGAAAAAAATGAAATTTTATAAAGTATATTTCAACGAAGAAAAATAG
- the lipB gene encoding lipoyl(octanoyl) transferase LipB: MNRNILLKDLSVKDYKETWDYQSELLQKIVDVKIDNRRNNHAKKTENYFLFVEHPHVYTLGKSGDLSNLLLNEQQLKEKEAAFYKINRGGDITYHGPGQIVGYPILDLENFFTDIHKYLRLLEETIILTIAEYGLKGERSNGETGVWLDVGTPFARKICAMGIRSSRWVTMHGFALNANTNLGYFDNIIPCGIRGKAVTSMEVELGEKVDVIEVKEKILKHFKTLFEVEEYIVS; encoded by the coding sequence ATGAATAGAAACATACTACTAAAAGACTTATCTGTTAAAGATTACAAAGAAACCTGGGATTACCAATCTGAACTATTGCAAAAAATTGTAGACGTAAAGATTGATAACAGAAGAAATAATCATGCCAAAAAAACAGAAAATTATTTTTTGTTTGTAGAGCACCCACACGTTTATACATTAGGGAAAAGTGGTGACTTAAGCAACTTACTACTTAACGAACAGCAACTTAAAGAAAAGGAAGCTGCTTTTTACAAAATAAATAGAGGAGGAGATATTACGTATCATGGTCCTGGACAAATTGTTGGTTACCCTATTTTAGATTTGGAAAACTTTTTTACAGACATTCATAAATATTTACGCTTATTAGAAGAAACTATTATTTTAACCATAGCAGAATATGGTTTAAAAGGCGAAAGAAGTAATGGAGAAACTGGTGTTTGGTTAGATGTTGGCACTCCATTTGCTCGTAAAATTTGCGCTATGGGAATTCGTTCTTCACGCTGGGTAACAATGCATGGTTTTGCACTGAATGCAAACACCAATTTAGGTTATTTTGATAATATTATTCCATGTGGAATTAGAGGAAAAGCTGTAACTTCTATGGAAGTTGAACTAGGTGAGAAAGTAGACGTAATAGAAGTAAAAGAAAAGATCTTAAAACACTTTAAAACTTTATTTGAAGTAGAAGAATATATAGTTTCTTAA
- a CDS encoding zinc-dependent metalloprotease family protein produces MKIRVTFIFVFITFFMSLGEVNAQKVWKKLENTNSLLQRKEIHKIKNLPSKYKLLSLNINKLKTDLKKKHQIISLPNEKGELLRFRIKETSNFESNLSLKFPTIKSYSAQGIDDPSSVAKISVGIDGFHAVVYSGKEKTVYIDPYSKDNKDYIVYKRSDLGKDEKEFECQVEEVVNENLQRDNLARNANDGKLRTFRLALVCSGEYAQFHLTRQDVPASATDAEKKAVVLSAMNTSLTRINGIYERDLSVKMVLVANNEEVIFLDAATDGISDGDPNTMLDEVQAICDTKIGNANYDIGHIFSVGGDGLAGGGVVCVPGQKAKGVTGRSEPVGDAYDVDYVAHEIGHQFGANHTQNNDCNRNNVTAVEPGSASTIMGYAGICLPNVQNQSDDYFHSISITEMWNTIQSSANCATLTDTGNSGPIANAGSDYSIPKSTPFVLKGVATDVDGTSSLTYNWEQIDNEVASMPPLSTNTVGPLFRSLPSKVVPNRYLPELATIVAGNTSTTWEVLPSVARDMSFSFLVRDNNAGGGSTARDDMEVTVTAAEAFVVLTPNSLVNWDTGSTQTITWNKGTTDIAPINCQNVNIKLSIDGGLTFPITIKSNTPNDGTEDVVIPDNATTTARIMIEAADNIFYNVNSIDFTINSTSPTFLMSNTSGIQSACNSGNETVSYVLNFDFLNGFSEAVTFTTTGQPSDATIFFTPNSINNSGDVVMEVSNLDGITPQNYTINIKADATTVSQNIDVELNLTTSTFDLLTLIAPVNGATGVALSEELKWDADSNAVSYDVQVASDNNFSFVISSGNVTTNSYFPNDLLGDTTYYWRVKVKNNCGEGSYSSIFSFTTYTPSYCTSTFTDEAGGSEHITNVTFNTINNTSHNDLEDGYEDFTNTNTTVMQGDTHQVSVTFDTVGYQDHCYVFIDWNHDYIFDKTTERYDLGTEVDNVATVSFTITVPSDAKLGNTRMRVVIEYDDPTDGFGDGACDEDHLTEWGETEDYTLIVDSLVSVEDFSFEGFNLYPNPSNGAFNLNFQVVDTDRVIVQLFDITGRLIGEKNYLNTKNNFSKKIFFDKTSPGLYLVRVKNGVKQTTRKLIIK; encoded by the coding sequence ATGAAAATTAGAGTAACCTTTATTTTTGTATTTATTACGTTTTTTATGTCTCTGGGAGAGGTTAACGCTCAAAAAGTTTGGAAAAAACTAGAGAATACTAATTCTTTATTACAAAGAAAAGAAATTCATAAAATTAAAAATCTTCCTTCTAAGTATAAATTATTGTCATTAAATATTAATAAATTAAAAACGGACTTAAAGAAAAAACATCAAATTATATCATTGCCAAATGAGAAAGGAGAATTGTTGAGGTTTCGTATTAAAGAGACTTCAAATTTTGAGTCTAATTTGTCTTTGAAATTTCCAACAATAAAATCCTATTCAGCACAAGGTATAGATGACCCTTCATCTGTGGCTAAAATTAGTGTTGGTATAGACGGCTTTCATGCAGTTGTATATTCTGGAAAAGAAAAAACGGTATATATAGACCCTTATTCAAAAGACAATAAAGATTATATTGTTTATAAGAGAAGTGATCTAGGTAAAGATGAAAAAGAATTTGAATGTCAAGTAGAAGAGGTGGTAAATGAAAATTTACAACGAGATAATTTGGCTAGAAATGCAAACGATGGAAAACTAAGAACTTTTCGTTTGGCATTGGTTTGTAGTGGAGAATATGCGCAATTTCATTTAACAAGACAGGATGTGCCTGCATCTGCAACGGACGCAGAAAAGAAAGCAGTTGTTTTATCGGCAATGAATACTTCATTAACTAGAATTAATGGAATTTACGAAAGAGATTTATCTGTAAAAATGGTTTTAGTAGCTAATAATGAAGAAGTAATTTTTTTAGATGCTGCAACAGATGGAATTTCAGATGGAGATCCTAATACAATGCTTGATGAAGTTCAAGCTATTTGTGACACAAAAATCGGAAATGCTAATTATGATATCGGTCATATTTTTAGTGTTGGAGGAGATGGTTTAGCAGGTGGAGGTGTAGTTTGTGTTCCAGGTCAGAAGGCAAAAGGAGTAACTGGTAGAAGTGAGCCTGTTGGAGATGCCTATGATGTAGATTATGTAGCGCATGAAATTGGCCATCAGTTTGGTGCTAATCATACTCAAAATAATGATTGTAATAGAAATAATGTAACAGCTGTAGAGCCAGGAAGTGCATCTACAATTATGGGGTATGCAGGTATTTGTTTACCAAACGTACAAAACCAAAGTGATGATTATTTTCACTCTATAAGTATCACTGAAATGTGGAATACCATTCAATCTTCTGCAAATTGTGCTACGTTAACAGATACGGGTAATTCAGGACCAATAGCGAATGCAGGATCTGATTATAGCATACCAAAATCTACTCCTTTTGTTTTAAAAGGAGTAGCAACAGACGTTGATGGTACTTCTAGTTTAACTTACAATTGGGAACAGATAGATAATGAAGTTGCATCAATGCCACCTTTATCAACAAATACAGTAGGACCATTGTTTAGATCATTGCCATCTAAAGTAGTACCAAATAGATATTTACCAGAATTAGCAACAATTGTTGCAGGTAATACATCTACAACTTGGGAGGTTTTGCCATCTGTAGCAAGAGACATGAGTTTTTCTTTTCTTGTAAGAGATAACAATGCAGGAGGAGGAAGTACAGCTAGAGATGATATGGAAGTTACGGTAACAGCAGCAGAAGCATTTGTTGTTTTAACGCCTAATTCTTTAGTTAATTGGGACACAGGTTCTACACAAACAATTACATGGAATAAAGGAACAACAGATATAGCTCCTATAAATTGCCAAAATGTAAATATTAAATTATCTATAGATGGAGGCTTAACTTTTCCGATAACTATAAAATCGAATACTCCAAATGATGGAACGGAGGATGTTGTTATTCCAGATAATGCAACAACTACCGCTAGAATAATGATAGAAGCTGCAGACAATATTTTTTATAATGTAAATTCAATAGATTTTACAATAAATTCTACTTCTCCAACATTTTTAATGAGTAACACAAGTGGAATTCAATCTGCATGTAATTCAGGAAATGAAACAGTTAGCTATGTTTTAAATTTTGATTTTTTAAATGGTTTCTCAGAAGCTGTAACTTTTACTACAACTGGTCAACCTTCTGATGCCACTATTTTTTTTACACCAAATTCTATAAATAATAGTGGTGATGTAGTTATGGAGGTTTCTAATTTAGATGGAATAACACCTCAAAATTATACGATTAACATTAAAGCAGACGCAACAACAGTTAGCCAAAACATCGATGTTGAATTAAATTTAACAACTTCTACTTTTGACTTGTTAACATTAATAGCACCCGTAAATGGAGCAACAGGTGTTGCTTTGTCAGAAGAATTAAAATGGGATGCGGATTCTAATGCTGTTTCTTATGATGTACAAGTAGCTTCAGATAATAATTTTAGTTTCGTTATATCTAGTGGAAATGTTACCACAAATTCATATTTTCCAAATGATCTTTTAGGAGATACAACTTATTATTGGAGGGTAAAGGTTAAAAATAATTGTGGTGAAGGTTCTTACTCTAGTATTTTCAGTTTTACAACTTATACGCCTTCTTACTGTACTTCAACTTTTACAGATGAAGCAGGGGGTTCTGAACACATAACCAATGTAACTTTTAATACAATTAATAATACTTCTCATAATGATCTTGAAGATGGTTATGAAGATTTCACAAACACAAACACAACAGTAATGCAAGGCGATACTCATCAAGTAAGTGTCACTTTTGATACAGTAGGCTATCAAGACCATTGTTATGTGTTTATTGATTGGAATCATGATTATATTTTTGATAAAACAACAGAAAGATATGATTTAGGAACAGAAGTAGATAATGTAGCAACTGTAAGTTTTACTATTACTGTGCCCAGTGATGCTAAATTAGGTAATACAAGAATGAGGGTTGTTATAGAGTATGATGATCCTACTGATGGGTTTGGTGATGGTGCTTGTGATGAAGATCATTTAACAGAATGGGGTGAAACAGAAGATTACACTCTTATAGTAGATAGTCTTGTTTCAGTTGAAGATTTTTCTTTTGAAGGTTTTAATTTATATCCAAATCCTTCAAATGGAGCGTTTAATTTAAATTTTCAAGTGGTAGATACAGACAGAGTTATTGTTCAATTATTTGATATTACAGGAAGGTTAATTGGCGAGAAAAATTATTTAAATACAAAAAATAACTTCTCTAAAAAGATCTTTTTTGATAAGACATCTCCTGGTCTATATTTAGTAAGAGTTAAAAATGGAGTTAAACAAACTACAAGAAAACTTATTATTAAGTAA
- the pruA gene encoding L-glutamate gamma-semialdehyde dehydrogenase translates to MARGFFKVPKAVNEPVKGYAPGSPEREELLATYKTMFNSNIDVPMHINGEEVRTGNTKNITPPHDHKHVVGQYHTADKSHVDTAISTALAAREAWSSVSWMERAAIFLKAAELLAGPYRARMNAATMIAQSKNVYQAEIDAACEMIDFFRFNVEYMTDIFKDQPTSSAGVWNRVEYRPLEGFVYAISPFNFTSIAANLPAAAALMGNVVVWKPSDHQAYSAQVIVDLFKEAGLPDGVINVVYGDPVMISDTVLASPDFSGLHFTGSTHVFKELWKQIGNNIHTYKTYPRIVGETGGKDFIWVHNSSNPLQVATAMTRGAFEYQGQKCSAASRSYIPASLWPEVKKHLIAQTSELKMGSPEDTSNFVNAVIHEGSFDKIASYIDAAKTDKDAEIIVGGNHDKSVGYFIEPTVIVSNSPKYATMCTELFGPVMTVYVYEDAEWEASLKLVDETSEYALTGAIFSKDRYIVEKASKALENAAGNFYINDKPSGAVVGQQPFGGARASGTNDKAGSAQNLLRWTSVRLIKETLVSPIDYKYPFLG, encoded by the coding sequence AGTAAATGAGCCTGTTAAAGGATATGCTCCTGGCTCTCCTGAGAGAGAAGAGTTGTTAGCAACATATAAAACCATGTTTAACAGCAATATTGATGTGCCTATGCATATTAATGGTGAAGAAGTTAGAACTGGAAACACAAAAAACATTACTCCTCCACATGATCATAAACATGTTGTTGGACAATATCATACTGCAGATAAATCTCATGTAGATACTGCAATTTCTACTGCTTTAGCAGCAAGAGAAGCTTGGTCTAGCGTAAGTTGGATGGAACGTGCAGCTATTTTCTTAAAAGCTGCTGAATTATTAGCGGGTCCTTATAGAGCAAGAATGAATGCTGCAACTATGATTGCACAATCTAAAAATGTATATCAAGCTGAAATTGATGCTGCTTGTGAAATGATTGATTTCTTCCGTTTTAACGTAGAATACATGACTGATATCTTTAAAGATCAGCCAACATCTTCCGCAGGCGTTTGGAACAGAGTTGAGTATAGACCACTAGAAGGGTTTGTATATGCAATTTCTCCTTTTAACTTTACATCTATTGCAGCAAACTTACCTGCAGCAGCAGCTTTAATGGGTAATGTTGTTGTTTGGAAACCTTCTGATCATCAAGCGTATTCTGCACAAGTAATTGTAGACTTATTTAAAGAAGCTGGTTTACCAGATGGTGTTATTAATGTTGTTTATGGAGATCCTGTTATGATTTCTGATACGGTATTAGCTTCTCCAGATTTCTCTGGATTACACTTTACAGGTTCTACGCATGTTTTTAAAGAGTTATGGAAACAAATAGGAAACAATATTCATACCTATAAAACATATCCAAGAATTGTTGGAGAAACTGGTGGAAAAGATTTTATCTGGGTACACAATTCATCAAATCCTTTACAAGTTGCTACTGCAATGACAAGAGGAGCTTTTGAATATCAAGGTCAAAAATGTTCTGCAGCTTCACGTTCTTACATTCCTGCGTCACTTTGGCCGGAGGTTAAGAAACATTTAATTGCACAAACTAGTGAGCTAAAAATGGGGTCTCCAGAGGATACTTCAAACTTTGTAAATGCAGTTATTCATGAAGGTTCTTTTGATAAAATTGCAAGTTATATAGATGCAGCAAAAACAGATAAAGATGCTGAAATAATTGTTGGTGGAAACCATGACAAATCTGTTGGATACTTTATTGAACCAACTGTAATTGTTAGTAATTCTCCAAAGTACGCAACAATGTGTACAGAGTTATTTGGACCTGTAATGACGGTTTATGTTTATGAAGATGCTGAATGGGAAGCTTCATTAAAATTAGTTGATGAAACTTCAGAATATGCATTAACAGGAGCTATCTTTTCGAAAGACAGATATATTGTTGAGAAAGCTTCTAAAGCATTAGAAAATGCAGCAGGAAACTTCTATATTAATGACAAGCCTTCTGGCGCAGTTGTTGGTCAACAACCTTTTGGAGGAGCTAGAGCTTCTGGAACAAATGACAAAGCGGGTTCTGCGCAAAATTTATTACGTTGGACTTCTGTTAGATTGATAAAAGAAACATTGGTATCTCCTATAGATTATAAATACCCTTTCTTAGGATAA